One Nymphaea colorata isolate Beijing-Zhang1983 chromosome 12, ASM883128v2, whole genome shotgun sequence genomic window, TATATCTTTCAACTTGCTATTCACCAAGGCCGATGgaaattaacttgtttttttccttctttgtttaCTTCAGACTTGAGAGATTACCTCACGTTAGAATCCGGTATTAGATTGTGTGAGGGATGTTCTAGGACGAAGCATAACACGGCAATGAGCTATCTCATTTGTTAATTATGTTCAGGATTGGCCCCCTATTGATCTTTAGGTTAGTCGATATTCTTGTCATGGTCTTATGGAAATTTCTACAGTTCTTGATGGACaccaagtcttttttttttcctaattttcctTCAGCTTGTTGTTTCCATctttctttgagaaatttgaATTGTTACGGCCGATTGGTCTGTAGTTATTTGCGACACCCAAGTTGGacactttttatttgttaaaggTAGCTAATTCGTGGGAAAAATCCAAATTTAGTTAGTTTGAGATTCATAATATTCCCTGTTTTGGAAAAGGTAACACATTCTTGCACTGATATGCAGCGTGTAGCTCCACTGCAGCTTCGGACTCAAGAAGGAAAAGCTCGAAACTTTTGGGAGAATGGATAACATGCGTAAATCATCTAAGAGCAAACAACCTCTGCTCAACTATAAGTGGGTTCCTCGTGACATAGCCTATTTTGATGTTATAGAAATCGTTGGAGATGAAGATCTTGGGGTGTCTGACTTACATAGAGAAGGCATCAATTGTTTCTCCAACAATAAACTATACGATCAGTTTATAAGTACAAACAAGATCATGTCAACAATCTCAGGGTTTTGGGAAACTATTGCTCAGCCGTCATCTATTCTGCAGTCCGGGAACACAACCAAGTACAATAATGATACCAGCATCACACATCCAAGGACTGTGGAGAAATTGCTGCTTGATGCAAGTATCAGTAGGAGTGAGTTCCTACAAATATGCCACCAGCCAATAGGACCTAAACAATCCTCAGACACAACTAGATCTGTTTCACCTGGTCCAAGCATAGCAAGTGTCAGTTCTTTCCTGAGCAAAAATGGTTCAAGATTTAGTTGTCTAAGGGAAACTCAAGATGGTATGCTGTCATGTACAGGGATTGGACAAGACAATGATTTTATTTTCCGGAAAGTCATTCCTgattcatctctttcttttcaatctTTAAAAGATTGTGGGTCAACAACTCCTGGCTTTTCATGTGACTTGGTGAGAATGTATGGTTATATAAGTAACTTCCCATTCTTTAGTTCAAAGCATGTTACCAGTGACACGCTGGTCAACTGTGAAGCAAGCGATTATGAAACTGAGAAATCTTCGTCCAAAGCATTTGAAGGACAAAGTTCTGGTGTTAAACCTACCCACCTTTCTAAACCTGCTGATCCTTTTCAAGGTTCATCTAGCCTTAAGACCCTAGAACCAAGTGAAAATATAAGCCAGTCCAAGACATCTTTGCATGCAGTTTATCTAATTGGAGAAACAGAAAAACGGGAAGGATTGAGTTTTGTTTCAGAACTTCAAGGTTCTAGTAATCTTTCTGATCACCACATCAAGCCAAGCATCATAGAGTCTGATGAAAGAACGTGTAAACAACCAAATAAATCCTGTGAAGTGGCTGTAGAAAGTCAACATGTTGTTCATTGTTCCAGGGAGAAAGATGATATGCTTGTGAACAAGGGAAAAGACTCGAGTGGTGAGGTCATCAAGAATGGTTTATCAAGATTTCCTCATTTATCAATGTACAGTAGGGTCAGTAATTCACCTGCAAATGAAGGGTATGCTCTTGCTGGGGCACTGGCTGGAATATTTGTTAGCTTGTGGCTTCATCCAGTTGACACAGTCAAAACTGTTATTCAGTCTCGTCGGATGGATCAAAAGTCCATTTCTCATGTTTTGGGAACAATTCTGTCTGAAAAAGGTACATTATTGTATTACTCTTCCAGTGCTTGTCAAATCCCTTGTAgttaaaaaattgatgaagtttcaaaaatcaattatgTATAGGTCTAATGGGGCTTTATAGAGGGATCGGGAGCAATCTTGTTACTTCAGCTCCTATTTCTGCAGTTTATACTTTTACATATGAAGCAGTGAAAGGAGCTGTAGTTCCTCTACTGCCAAAGGTAATTCAATAAAACTAGtctttaggatttttttttgacatatatattaACTCTTATGGTTTATGGGATCTGTGTTGCTGATGAACTTCAACCTCCTTTCTCATTTAGGAATACCATTCTTTTGCACATTGCACAGCTGGTGGTTGTGCAAGTATTGctacttcatttatttttacaCCTAGTGAACGGATCAAGCAGCAGATGCAAGTTGGTTCACGATATGGGAACTGTTGGTCTGCCCCTTCTTGACTTTCATAATTCCTTAATTGTGTGATTTCTTTACCCTCTGACTGGCATGCCGCTTTACATTATAATGCTTATGTACTGTAAGATTAGAACCGTTCTTTTGTGAATGATTCCTAGGATAGCACATTCTTGCTCAATGAGGCTTCTATGCTTTTGAGAAAGAGAGCTGGTATGTTTGATTTCCGTGTCATTTTCTCTCCCTAGTGTTTAATAGGCTGCATCTAGTGGTCTCCTCACATGTAAATATGGGACGCATGCTATGTTGTCAAAGCCTTGCTTAAGCCATGCCTACGCATGGACTAAACGTCAGTTCATGCCTATTGCataagtccaccacttaggcgaTAGGATATGTGCTGGCGCCTATGTACGTCCTTTCGGTGATCGATTAAAAAACGTGTGTCtcgtcctctttcttctccacTTCTTGTTCTTCATCTGTCCCTTAGGCAATCGACAAGTCCTGCACCCTATGACGAACTTCTCAACATCTTGTCTCATCCCTGGCCAAGCCAGTGGTCATCAGCTCGACCGTTTTGTCTCGTCCGACATGTTCACCCAGCGGAGGCCCCCCTCTCTGTGGCTGTGTAATGCTTTCTTTCTGGTCCCTCACTCATGCCTGGCCCACCTAGCCGGGTTTTTTTGATAGGGCTGCTCGATGAAAAGTACACGATCACACAACAACTAGGCACCAGCATGCGTAGTTCatgtattgttaatttgttatcatACCTGCTGTTATACCTGTTAGATGttgtaatacaatttgttattcttgttatatatatattgtaatacatgttatatgtcTATACTGTTATGTACAgtctgttatacctgttatatagCATTTCATCAACCTATTATGTGTACATATTGTTAGcctgttatataatatgtagtattGTAGTACTTGTTAGATGTATAAGTTAGCATGGTTATGTACTTCtatgtattgttactgttaTGTACTCATATGTGTTGTTACTGTTATGTACTCATATGCATACTATATTATGTGCTGTTAGactttttattatattacaTCTTCTTTTAGCTTTTTAAGTACAGTTTGCTATGCCTGTGATgttatataaattatatataaatatattattaaatagtttatttgttttatatatgtttctgtTTCTGATTTCTGATTTCTAATTGTAATTTGATTTGTTAATTTAATACGTTTCTTTTTCTGTTATATGACTGTCTCTGAAGTGATTTCTGTTATATA contains:
- the LOC116265462 gene encoding uncharacterized protein LOC116265462 isoform X1, with product MDNMRKSSKSKQPLLNYKWVPRDIAYFDVIEIVGDEDLGVSDLHREGINCFSNNKLYDQFISTNKIMSTISGFWETIAQPSSILQSGNTTKYNNDTSITHPRTVEKLLLDASISRSEFLQICHQPIGPKQSSDTTRSVSPGPSIASVSSFLSKNGSRFSCLRETQDGMLSCTGIGQDNDFIFRKVIPDSSLSFQSLKDCGSTTPGFSCDLVRMYGYISNFPFFSSKHVTSDTLVNCEASDYETEKSSSKAFEGQSSGVKPTHLSKPADPFQGSSSLKTLEPSENISQSKTSLHAVYLIGETEKREGLSFVSELQGSSNLSDHHIKPSIIESDERTCKQPNKSCEVAVESQHVVHCSREKDDMLVNKGKDSSGEVIKNGLSRFPHLSMYSRVSNSPANEGYALAGALAGIFVSLWLHPVDTVKTVIQSRRMDQKSISHVLGTILSEKGLMGLYRGIGSNLVTSAPISAVYTFTYEAVKGAVVPLLPKEYHSFAHCTAGGCASIATSFIFTPSERIKQQMQVGSRYGNCWNALIGIIQKGGLSSLYAGWGAVLCRNIPHSIIKFYTYESLKQWASSSSQNCLQHSTLQTLICGGLAGSTAALFTTPFDVIKTRLQTQIPGSIKVYNGVFHALKDIANEEGLRGLYRGLTPRLIMYLSQGAIFFASYEFFKRLFSLEIQKMDGQHHIARYDTKEGNPVSRTA
- the LOC116265462 gene encoding uncharacterized protein LOC116265462 isoform X3, which gives rise to MDNMRKSSKSKQPLLNYKWVPRDIAYFDVIEIVGDEDLGVSDLHREGINCFSNNKLYDQFISTNKIMSTISGFWETIAQPSSILQSGNTTKYNNDTSITHPRTVEKLLLDASISRSEFLQICHQPIGPKQSSDTTRSVSPGPSIASVSSFLSKNGSRFSCLRETQDGMLSCTGIGQDNDFIFRKVIPDSSLSFQSLKDCGSTTPGFSCDLVRMYGYISNFPFFSSKHVTSDTLVNCEASDYETEKSSSKAFEGQSSGVKPTHLSKPADPFQGSSSLKTLEPSENISQSKTSLHAVYLIGETEKREGLSFVSELQGSSNLSDHHIKPSIIESDERTCKQPNKSCEVAVESQHVVHCSREKDDMLVNKGKDSSGEVIKNGLSRFPHLSMYSRVSNSPANEGYALAGALAGIFVSLWLHPVDTVKTVIQSRRMDQKSISHVLGTILSEKGLMGLYRGIGSNLVTSAPISAVYTFTYEAVKGAVVPLLPKEYHSFAHCTAGGCASIATSFIFTPSERIKQQMQVGSRYGNCWNALIGIIQKGGLSSLYAGWGAVLCRNIPHSIIKFYTYESLKQWASSSSQNCLQHSTLQTLICGGLAGSTAALFTTPFDVIKTRLQTQIPGSIKVYNGVFHALKDIANEEGLRGLYRLIGFFSFVAAVAAKGSFFPRGT
- the LOC116265462 gene encoding uncharacterized protein LOC116265462 isoform X2, with the protein product MDNMRKSSKSKQPLLNYKWVPRDIAYFDVIEIVGDEDLGVSDLHREGINCFSNNKLYDQFISTNKIMSTISGFWETIAQPSSILQSGNTTKYNNDTSITHPRTVEKLLLDASISRSEFLQICHQPIGPKQSSDTTRSVSPGPSIASVSSFLSKNGSRFSCLRETQDGMLSCTGIGQDNDFIFRKVIPDSSLSFQSLKDCGSTTPGFSCDLVRMYGYISNFPFFSSKHVTSDTLVNCEASDYETEKSSSKAFEGQSSGVKPTHLSKPADPFQGSSSLKTLEPSENISQSKTSLHAVYLIGETEKREGLSFVSELQGSSNLSDHHIKPSIIESDERTCKQPNKSCEVAVESQHVVHCSREKDDMLVNKGKDSSGEVIKNGLSRFPHLSMYSRVSNSPANEGYALAGALAGIFVSLWLHPVDTVKTVIQSRRMDQKSISHVLGTILSEKGLMGLYRGIGSNLVTSAPISAVYTFTYEAVKGAVVPLLPKEYHSFAHCTAGGCASIATSFIFTPSERIKQQMQVGSRYGNCWNALIGIIQKGGLSSLYAGWGAVLCRNIPHSIIKFYTYESLKQWASSSSQNCLQHSTLQTLICGGLAGSTAALFTTPFDVIKTRLQTQIPGSIKVYNGVFHALKDIANEEGLRGLYRLIGFFSFVAAVAAKGSFFPREKLENSIFIIFSIRRPLNILPKRMNIFFNIAS